In the Streptomyces fradiae ATCC 10745 = DSM 40063 genome, one interval contains:
- a CDS encoding response regulator transcription factor — protein MLAQGLSTSEVARQCGVSTATVKSHVSHALARLGARNRLEAVLMLREDAVP, from the coding sequence CTGCTGGCGCAGGGGCTGTCCACGTCGGAGGTGGCGAGGCAGTGCGGGGTCTCCACGGCCACGGTCAAGAGCCACGTCTCGCACGCCCTGGCCAGACTGGGCGCGCGCAACCGGCTCGAGGCGGTGCTGATGCTGCGGGAGGACGCGGTGCCCTGA
- a CDS encoding alpha/beta fold hydrolase: MVEYHWVDSGGIRLACRMSGGPDKPPVLLLHALGKDCADWGHLVPVLARDRRVYALDLRGHGRSDWPGEYSLELMRADVRRFMDTLGLDRVDLVGHSLGGIVAYLLAQEQPGRVGRMVLEDVAAPRPRRPTAPARPDGELPFDWEMVLAVRKQIDTPDPAWLAGLDRITARTLVVAGGPGSHVPQEGVEELARRIPGGRMVTLPVGHLVHEAAPEPFAAEVKAFLTTPPRRP, from the coding sequence ATGGTCGAATACCACTGGGTCGATTCCGGAGGAATCCGCCTGGCCTGCCGGATGTCGGGCGGACCGGACAAGCCTCCGGTTCTCCTGCTGCACGCCCTGGGAAAGGATTGCGCCGACTGGGGGCACCTGGTGCCGGTCCTCGCCCGCGACAGACGCGTCTACGCGCTCGACCTGCGCGGCCACGGCCGCAGCGACTGGCCGGGGGAGTACTCACTGGAACTGATGCGGGCCGACGTGCGCCGCTTCATGGACACGCTGGGGCTCGACCGGGTCGACCTGGTCGGGCACTCCCTGGGCGGGATCGTCGCCTACCTGCTCGCCCAGGAGCAGCCCGGGCGGGTGGGGCGGATGGTCCTGGAGGACGTCGCCGCCCCGAGGCCCCGCAGGCCGACCGCCCCGGCCCGGCCCGACGGCGAGCTGCCCTTCGACTGGGAGATGGTCCTGGCCGTGCGGAAGCAGATCGACACCCCCGACCCCGCCTGGCTGGCTGGGCTCGACCGGATCACCGCGCGGACCCTGGTGGTGGCCGGCGGCCCGGGCAGCCACGTGCCGCAGGAGGGCGTCGAGGAACTGGCCCGCCGCATCCCCGGCGGGCGGATGGTCACCCTCCCTGTCGGGCACCTCGTCCACGAGGCGGCGCCGGAGCCCTTCGCCGCCGAGGTCAAGGCGTTTCTGACCACCCCGCCGCGCCGCCCCTGA
- a CDS encoding LeuA family protein produces the protein MTVRPEDRPTRRVSVVDTTLRDGEQAPGNAMEPDEKVEMAQRIEALGVDVVEAAFPASSPRDFEATRLIAQTLKRARLATFSRTTRQDVEVAVEAGGTGNHEVQLVATGSEIHLEHKRGITREQAVREVTDTVGFARALGVRHVSVGIEDASRGSDDLVRALCDGALDAGADCVILADTTGCATPEEFGALVAKVRAWAPRPVRLSTHCHNDFGLSLANAVAGLVAGADEVQVTLGGIGERGGNTPLEELAALLAYKGGQYGLHTDIDTAGMYEAYTALRRVIRLEEPRNKPIFGRYAFGTTAGIHQQGILSNPATYEYVEPARFGRERALLIGRHSGRTILRHLLDQLGVGTTDEQFTELYHRYITGREGSDSEDLAVVRDRLARELAGR, from the coding sequence ATGACGGTGAGACCGGAAGACCGCCCGACCCGCCGGGTCTCCGTGGTCGACACGACGCTGCGGGACGGCGAGCAGGCCCCCGGCAACGCGATGGAGCCCGACGAGAAGGTGGAGATGGCCCAGCGCATCGAGGCCCTGGGCGTCGATGTCGTGGAGGCGGCCTTCCCGGCGTCGTCCCCGAGGGACTTCGAGGCGACGCGGCTGATCGCCCAGACCCTGAAGCGCGCCCGCCTCGCCACCTTCTCGCGGACGACGCGCCAGGACGTGGAGGTCGCCGTCGAGGCGGGCGGCACGGGCAACCACGAGGTGCAGCTCGTCGCCACGGGCAGCGAGATCCATCTGGAGCACAAGCGGGGCATCACCCGCGAGCAGGCCGTGCGGGAGGTCACCGACACCGTCGGATTCGCCCGCGCGCTCGGCGTCCGCCATGTGTCGGTCGGGATCGAGGACGCCAGCCGGGGCAGCGACGACCTGGTGAGGGCGCTCTGCGACGGCGCTCTCGACGCCGGGGCGGACTGCGTCATCCTCGCCGACACCACGGGATGCGCCACCCCGGAGGAGTTCGGCGCGCTGGTGGCGAAGGTGCGCGCGTGGGCCCCGCGCCCGGTGCGCCTCTCCACCCACTGCCACAACGACTTCGGGCTGTCGCTGGCGAACGCGGTCGCCGGCCTGGTGGCCGGCGCCGACGAGGTCCAGGTGACCCTGGGCGGCATCGGGGAGCGCGGCGGCAACACCCCGCTGGAGGAACTCGCCGCGCTCCTCGCCTACAAGGGCGGGCAGTACGGCCTGCACACCGACATCGACACCGCCGGCATGTACGAGGCGTACACGGCGCTGCGCCGCGTCATCCGCCTGGAGGAGCCCCGCAATAAGCCGATCTTCGGCCGGTACGCCTTCGGCACCACCGCGGGCATCCACCAGCAGGGCATCCTCAGCAACCCCGCGACGTACGAGTACGTCGAACCGGCCCGGTTCGGCCGCGAGCGGGCCCTCCTCATCGGCCGCCACTCGGGCCGCACCATCCTGCGGCATCTGCTGGACCAGCTCGGCGTCGGCACCACCGACGAGCAGTTCACCGAGCTGTACCACCGGTACATCACCGGACGGGAGGGCTCCGACAGCGAGGACCTCGCCGTCGTACGGGACCGGCTCGCCCGCGAGCTGGCCGGCCGCTGA
- a CDS encoding MbtH family protein, whose product MLNPFDDPDGTFVVLRNEENQHSLWPARMDVPEGWSVAFGEHGRGECLAYVEENWPDIRPAGAGRGPSR is encoded by the coding sequence ATGCTGAATCCCTTTGATGACCCGGACGGAACGTTCGTCGTCCTGCGGAACGAGGAGAACCAGCACTCGCTGTGGCCGGCGCGCATGGACGTGCCGGAGGGCTGGTCCGTCGCCTTCGGGGAGCACGGCCGCGGGGAATGCCTCGCCTACGTGGAGGAGAACTGGCCGGACATCCGGCCCGCGGGCGCCGGCCGCGGGCCGTCTCGGTGA